From the Desulfuromonas thiophila genome, the window CCGGCGATGGTGAGAACCCGGCCGCAGGGGACGGGTTGGCGCCGGTGAAACAGCAGGGCCATTTCGCGGGCGGCCAGATCGGGGCGTGGGTCGGCCATCAGGGCCGACACTACGGCGGCACCATCGGCACCGGCCGCGATGACGGCGGGTAGGCCGGCGGCATCGATGCCGCCAATGGCGACGAGGGGCAGATCGACGGCGGCGCGGATGGCGCGCAGGCCTTCAAGGCCGATGTGAACGGCGTCGTTCTTGGTACGGGTCGGATAGACGCTGCCGACGCCAAGGTAATTGGCGCCTTCAGCCACGGCGGCCTGGGCCTGTGCTACCGTGCGGCACGAACGGCCGATGAGGGCAGCCGGCCCGAGCGCGGCGCGGGCGACGGCGATGGCGCCGTCCTGCTGGCCGAGATGAACACCATCGGCCATGCAGGCGCGAGCCAATGCGATATTGTCATTGATGATCAGTTGGGCCTGATGATGGTGGCACAACTGGCGCAGGCGCTGGGCAATGGCGAGTTGCTCGTCGAAGGGCCGGGTTTTGTCGCGGTACTGCAGCTGGCGGACACCGCCGCGCAGGGCGAGTTGGCAGCATTCGAACAGTCGGGCACTGTCGCTGGCGTCGGTGATGAGATAGAGACCACCAATGGTGGCATTGGAGCGGGGCGTCGTTGTCATAAAAAAACCGCGGCCGGCAACGGGCGCGGTCGAGACAGACAGTCCCAAGGGGCTGTCTGGTTCTGGTCGCTTCCCTACGCCGGCATGATCCGGATCAGGTTCCAAGGGTCGTCCGTCGAGGACTCTCAGTGAATGAACTTCACTCCCCCAGCTTCATGTCCTACAGGTTGTGATTGCTGACTGTGCAGGTCAGCCTATGTCATCCGGCAGGTGCTGTCAACCGCCATTGTCGTTGGCCGGAAGGCCAAAAAGTGCTTTTTTGTTGCTAAATTGATGTTGTCCATTGGCTGGGCTGGACAGTTGAGGCCGCAGGCGGCTGGTGCCGGTGAGGGTTTTGTGGGGGGCTGGTCAGAATTTTGTTATGCGTTTTTGCTGGATTCCGCCGGGTGAAAAGCGCTAAAAGGATGATCTAAGTTGCCGACAGCATGAAAATTTTGTTTTTCGTGAAAAGCTCAGGGATGTGTGGGCAGGAGTTGACACAGCCGGCGGTCCGGCCGGGGGGAGTGGTGCGCGGTGGAATATGCCGATCTGGTGGAAAACAGTAACGATCTGATTCAGGTGGTGGGCTTTGACGGCCAACTGCTGTATGTCAATCAGATGTGGGTCGATACGCTGGGCTATCCGCGCGATGAAGCCTACCGCATGAACTTTTTCAATATTCTGCACCCCGATTGTCACTGTCGCTGTGGCGAACGGGTGGAGCGATTGCGTACCGGCGAGAGTGTGCCACGCTTCGAGGTGGAGTTCATCACCCGTACCGGCCAGAAGATCGTGGCCGAAGGCAGCATCTCCCTGTATCGCGAACAGGGTGAGGCGCGGGGTATTCAGGGGTTTTTCCGCGACATCACCCTGCGCAAGAAAACCGAGAATGCCTTGCGCGAGCGTGAGGAACAGCTGCGCACCATCTTTGAATCTTCCGTTGCCGGCATTGCCATGCTGGCGCCCGATGGCCGTTTTTTGCAGGCCAACCCCGCTTTCTGCAATTTTCTCGGTTACAGCGAGAATGAACTCAAGCAGATGAAGATAACCGATGTGACGCATCCCGACGATATTGAGGATACCCTGCGGCGGCGCCAGATTGCCCGGGCCAACCGCAGTCAGTCCATCGTCTGTGAGAAACGTTATCTGCGCAAGGACGGGTCGGTGTTCTGGGCGCAGTTGTCGTCGACCTGGTTTTTTGATCCCCAGGGCCAACCGCTCTACACCGTTCCGGTCATTCAGGATATTACCGCCCGCAAGCTGGCTGAGGAGCGGATTCGCGAGCTGGCTTATTACGATGGCCTGACCCGGCTGCCCAATCGCCAGCTGCTGCATGACCGGTTGGAACTGGCACTGGCCCAGGCGCGGCGGCATGATCGTCAGATGGCGTTGCTGTTTCTTGACCTTGACCGTTTCAAGGGTGTCAATGATACCCTCGGGCATGCCATTGGCGACCGCCTGTTGCAGATTGCCGCCGAGCGCCTGACCGCCTGTCTGCGCGACAACGATACCGTGGCGCGACTGGGTGGTGATGAATTTGTCATTCTGCTGGCGGATTTCAAAAGCAGTGACAATTTGCCCCATGTGGCCGGCAAGATTCTCAAGGCGCTGGCGCAGCCCTTTGATCTGGGGGTGCGCGAGGTTTATATCTCCACCAGTATTGGTATCGCGCTCTATCCCGATGATGCCGAGGATGCCGGTGAACTGTTGCGCCATGCCGACATGGCCATGTATGCCGCCAAGGAGGAGGGCGGCAACGGTTTCCGGTTCTATTCCAGTGAAATGAACGCTCGCGCGGTGGCGCGGATGGACCTGGAATCCAATCTGCGGCGGGCGTTGGACGAAAAGGAATTCTTTATCGAATATCAGCCGCAGATCGATCTGGTCAGCAACCGCATGGCTGGTCTCGAAGCTCTGGTGCGCTGGCGCCATCCGCAGCTGGGGGTCATTCCACCGGCGCAGTTTATTCCGCTGGCAGAGGAGACCAATCTGATCCTGCCGCTGGGTGAGTGGGTGATGGAGCAGGTGTTTTTGCAATGCTGTCGCTGGCACGCCAACGGCCTGGCCAACCGGCAGGTGCGGGTGGCCATCAATGTGTCGGGCCGGCAGTTCGATCAAGCCGATTTTGTTGAAATGGTCAAGCGGCTGTTGCAGCAGACCGGCGCCAAGGCCCATTGGTTCGAGTTTGAAATCACTGAGAACGTGTTGATGAAGGATGTTCAGCGCACCATCGCGACGTTGCGCCAGATCCGCGAGCTGGGCATTCATGTGGCCATTGATGATTTCGGCACCGGCTATTCCTCCCTCAGCTGTCTGAAACATCTGCCCCTCAATCGGTTGAAGATCGACAAGAGCTTCATTGCGGACATTCAGACCAATGCCGATGACCGTGCCATCGTTTCGGCGACGATTGCCATGGCCAAGCGTCTTGATCTGGAGGTGACGGCTGAGGGTGTCGAAACCGAGGGGCAGTACGGTTTTGTCTATCAGCGTGACTGTGACGAGGTGCAGGGGTTCTACTTCTGCCGACCGTTGCCGGCCGACAAGGTCCTTGATGCCTGTCGCAAGCATCTCGACGAGAGCTGACGACCGGCACGGCGCTTTACTGTTTTTCGGTGCTCGTGATACAAGGACGCGGCCGTATGCGTCGGCAGGGCTTTCGTCCCGTTGCGCCATGGGCGGTTCCTGCCGTGGCGGCGCATTTTTTGTCTTCTTTTCCGCAGCGCGACGGCTGTCGCGCCCAGCCCTTTTGAGTCCAGTCATGTACGCCCATCGTCCCACCGAGGTCGAAATCGATCTGGCCGCCCTGCGGCACAATTATCTGCTGTTGCGTCAGGCCCTGCCGCCCCAGGTGGCACTGCTGGCCGTGGTCAAGGCCGATGCCTATGGCCACGGTGCCGTGGCGGTGGCGCGCTGTCTGCAGCAGGCCGGCGCCGATCTTTTCGGTGTCGCCATCGTCGAGGAAGCCTTGGAGCTGCGCCAGGCCGGTATCGACCGGCCAATTCTGCTGCTTGGCGGCGCCTGGCCGGGACAGGAGGATTGCCTGGTGCAGCATCAGCTGCAGACGGCGGTGTTCGAAATGGCCCAGCTTGAACGGCTGCAGGCGGCGGCTGCGCGGCGGGGGCGGCGGTGCGCCTGCCATCTCAAGCTCGACAGCGGCATGGGCCGACTGGGGGTGCAGCCGGCCGAACTGCCAGCCTTTCTCGAAGAGTGGCATCGTTTTCCGGCCCTCGATCTGGTGGGTGTGATGACCCATCTGGCCATGGCCGATCTGCCGGCGCACCCGCACAACAGCGCCCAGCTGCGTCACTTTGCCGAGGCGGTGGCGCTTGTGCGCCAGGCGGGTTTCAGTCCTCGCTACCTGCATGCGGCCAACAGTGCCGCCAGTCTGGCGCAGCCGGCCGGTCTCTGCACCCTGGTGCGTCCCGGTATCGCTCTTTATGGTGGCCAGCCGTTCGAGGATCAGCCTCTGGCCGGGTTGCAGCCGGTGATGCATTTTCATAGCCGCATTGCGCACCTGCGCGAATTGCCGCCGGGCCACAGCGTGTCCTATGGTCAGCTGTTCGTTGCCCGC encodes:
- the alr gene encoding alanine racemase, which produces MYAHRPTEVEIDLAALRHNYLLLRQALPPQVALLAVVKADAYGHGAVAVARCLQQAGADLFGVAIVEEALELRQAGIDRPILLLGGAWPGQEDCLVQHQLQTAVFEMAQLERLQAAAARRGRRCACHLKLDSGMGRLGVQPAELPAFLEEWHRFPALDLVGVMTHLAMADLPAHPHNSAQLRHFAEAVALVRQAGFSPRYLHAANSAASLAQPAGLCTLVRPGIALYGGQPFEDQPLAGLQPVMHFHSRIAHLRELPPGHSVSYGQLFVARRPTRIAAVPVGYADGFNRRLSAGGAVLIRGQRAPIAGRICMDWTLIDVTDLADVQVNDRVTLLGCDGDQCIRAEEWAERIGTIAYEVFCQVSKRVPRHYLGQTLLPAAESPAAAGGVVS
- a CDS encoding putative bifunctional diguanylate cyclase/phosphodiesterase; amino-acid sequence: MEYADLVENSNDLIQVVGFDGQLLYVNQMWVDTLGYPRDEAYRMNFFNILHPDCHCRCGERVERLRTGESVPRFEVEFITRTGQKIVAEGSISLYREQGEARGIQGFFRDITLRKKTENALREREEQLRTIFESSVAGIAMLAPDGRFLQANPAFCNFLGYSENELKQMKITDVTHPDDIEDTLRRRQIARANRSQSIVCEKRYLRKDGSVFWAQLSSTWFFDPQGQPLYTVPVIQDITARKLAEERIRELAYYDGLTRLPNRQLLHDRLELALAQARRHDRQMALLFLDLDRFKGVNDTLGHAIGDRLLQIAAERLTACLRDNDTVARLGGDEFVILLADFKSSDNLPHVAGKILKALAQPFDLGVREVYISTSIGIALYPDDAEDAGELLRHADMAMYAAKEEGGNGFRFYSSEMNARAVARMDLESNLRRALDEKEFFIEYQPQIDLVSNRMAGLEALVRWRHPQLGVIPPAQFIPLAEETNLILPLGEWVMEQVFLQCCRWHANGLANRQVRVAINVSGRQFDQADFVEMVKRLLQQTGAKAHWFEFEITENVLMKDVQRTIATLRQIRELGIHVAIDDFGTGYSSLSCLKHLPLNRLKIDKSFIADIQTNADDRAIVSATIAMAKRLDLEVTAEGVETEGQYGFVYQRDCDEVQGFYFCRPLPADKVLDACRKHLDES